A region of Catenibacterium mitsuokai DNA encodes the following proteins:
- a CDS encoding IS4 family transposase — protein MMMNDVVKSSELSELFFDFNTLIHSTRVNELCRKKKCDFTRSRNMNFYSIIYYFIFRNRTTTNAELTHFYSSIDRFEKRISKQALNKAIRKLNPNVFTYLINQFASIYYSTSLPKKYRDHLLIAEDGTYMEIPYNMLNINEFQFALGCHVRNMFDVKKVQSKAGGLYDVTNGLFIDFSLRQAPYSETPLAFAHLYRTREMLENQKVIYLADRYYGSAEIISHLEDLRYSYVIRGKSNFYKKQVAGMESDDEWIEVEVDEKWLKRFRFSPEAKKLRKENPTLKIRVIKREYRYTDNKNKEHCENLIYFTNLSSESFTTDEIMEIYSRRWDIEVSYKTMKTTQEVERHISSDGDVARNDIYAKVLFHNIAGVIRKEMNQELKNRHVPDTKECVTNITQLHSIIHETNFLYCFMFGLKERIKEKIDNITKHLNKIKVPVRPNRHFQRWGRIMKSPPSYRFRLDGRNNPKYRRHQSVLMTVAP, from the coding sequence ATGATGATGAATGATGTAGTTAAGTCTTCTGAACTATCTGAACTTTTCTTTGACTTCAATACTTTAATACATTCTACCAGGGTCAATGAACTCTGCAGAAAGAAAAAGTGCGATTTCACTCGCAGCAGAAACATGAACTTCTATTCTATTATCTACTATTTCATTTTCAGAAACAGAACTACCACTAATGCTGAGCTTACACATTTCTACTCTTCTATAGACAGATTTGAAAAGAGAATCAGTAAGCAGGCACTGAATAAAGCTATAAGAAAGCTCAACCCTAATGTCTTCACATATCTTATTAATCAGTTCGCATCTATCTATTATTCAACTTCACTTCCTAAAAAATACCGAGATCATCTTCTTATTGCAGAAGACGGTACCTATATGGAGATTCCTTATAATATGCTTAATATCAATGAATTTCAGTTCGCGCTTGGATGTCATGTACGTAATATGTTTGATGTAAAGAAGGTCCAGTCAAAGGCAGGAGGGCTATATGATGTTACCAATGGATTATTTATAGACTTTTCATTGAGACAGGCTCCCTATTCTGAGACGCCTCTAGCCTTTGCACATCTCTACAGGACAAGGGAGATGCTGGAAAATCAAAAAGTCATCTATCTGGCTGACAGATATTATGGATCTGCTGAAATCATATCTCACCTGGAAGACCTAAGATACAGTTATGTCATCAGAGGGAAATCAAACTTCTATAAGAAGCAGGTTGCGGGCATGGAATCAGATGATGAATGGATTGAAGTTGAAGTTGATGAAAAATGGCTTAAAAGATTTCGATTTTCTCCAGAAGCCAAGAAACTGAGAAAAGAAAATCCAACCCTTAAGATCAGGGTCATTAAAAGAGAGTATCGATATACTGATAATAAGAATAAGGAGCACTGTGAAAACCTGATATATTTTACTAATCTTAGTAGCGAAAGCTTTACAACTGATGAAATCATGGAAATCTACTCAAGAAGATGGGATATAGAGGTTTCGTATAAGACAATGAAGACAACACAGGAAGTTGAGAGACATATAAGCAGTGATGGAGATGTTGCAAGAAATGATATATATGCCAAGGTTCTGTTTCATAATATAGCCGGTGTTATAAGAAAGGAAATGAATCAGGAATTAAAGAATAGACATGTACCAGATACTAAAGAATGCGTAACGAACATAACGCAGCTGCACTCTATTATTCATGAAACGAATTTCCTGTACTGCTTTATGTTTGGATTGAAGGAAAGAATCAAAGAAAAGATAGATAATATCACGAAGCATCTAAACAAAATAAAAGTACCTGTCCGTCCAAACAGGCACTTCCAACGCTGGGGTAGAATCATGAAGAGTCCGCCATCATATCGCTTTAGACTTGATGGAAGGAACAATCCGAAATACAGACGACACCAGTCTGTTCTCATGACCGTAGCCCCGTAG
- a CDS encoding HAMP domain-containing sensor histidine kinase, producing MSKRYVSLASKIVMILIVSSISAVLVYSCFREQISHYYSFVDDIAGIKEKRTKFFKDFKEKAKDVNLTDKKKIKKLIKTKDPYLSIYIYDNVDEYYVAGNYATILTEPVSMITPLYILQNDFETDAYNMVYTKTIQFKDQKAEVELYDMNLLKYIKYYFYAALFASFLTFLLPTFFFIRHKVKYIECLKQEILNMSHGDLSHPMTIQGRDELAILAHQMDGLRVTLEENYEKEKEMQQTHHDLITAMSHDLRTPLTSLRGYLDILALHCFKDQEQMDNYLHRCIDKVEQIKELSNKTFAYSLVFEQNSHPQLEKISTEELLGYIEENLNYLELEGFIIHKDIKYIKKEVLLDFSMIKRMINNLCSNIHKYSDKHVDMTLTLDDSFDLLLTNKKKSDLSKVESNKIGLKSVKRIVELHEGTCSIEESEETFSIHISIPLKKA from the coding sequence GTGAGTAAGAGATATGTAAGTCTTGCATCTAAGATTGTTATGATATTGATTGTCTCTAGTATTTCCGCTGTACTTGTCTATAGCTGTTTTAGAGAACAGATTTCCCATTATTATTCTTTTGTTGATGATATTGCTGGTATTAAAGAAAAAAGAACAAAGTTCTTTAAGGATTTTAAAGAAAAAGCGAAAGATGTGAATCTGACTGATAAGAAAAAGATTAAGAAATTAATTAAGACAAAAGACCCTTATTTGTCTATTTATATTTATGATAATGTGGATGAGTATTATGTAGCAGGTAATTATGCCACTATTCTTACAGAGCCAGTGAGTATGATTACACCACTTTATATCTTACAAAATGACTTTGAAACAGATGCTTATAATATGGTTTATACAAAGACAATCCAATTTAAGGATCAAAAAGCTGAAGTAGAACTGTATGATATGAACTTGCTTAAGTATATTAAGTATTATTTCTATGCTGCTTTGTTTGCTTCTTTCCTCACATTCCTTCTTCCTACTTTCTTTTTTATTCGTCATAAAGTCAAATATATTGAATGTTTAAAACAGGAAATACTCAATATGTCCCATGGTGATTTATCTCATCCTATGACAATTCAAGGACGTGATGAACTTGCAATACTTGCTCATCAGATGGATGGTCTAAGAGTGACATTAGAAGAAAATTATGAGAAAGAAAAAGAAATGCAGCAGACACATCATGATCTGATTACTGCCATGTCACATGATTTAAGAACTCCTCTCACAAGTTTAAGAGGTTATCTGGATATTCTTGCCTTACATTGTTTCAAGGATCAGGAACAGATGGATAACTACTTACATAGATGTATTGACAAAGTAGAACAAATCAAAGAACTCTCTAATAAGACATTTGCCTATTCACTTGTGTTTGAACAGAATAGTCATCCTCAATTAGAAAAGATATCTACAGAAGAACTCTTAGGTTATATAGAAGAGAATCTCAACTATCTAGAATTAGAAGGTTTTATCATTCACAAAGACATTAAATACATAAAAAAAGAAGTCCTTTTAGACTTCTCCATGATCAAAAGAATGATCAATAACCTCTGTTCTAATATTCATAAATATTCAGATAAACATGTAGATATGACTCTTACTCTTGATGATTCTTTTGATCTCCTCTTAACCAATAAAAAGAAGAGTGACTTATCTAAAGTAGAAAGTAATAAGATTGGTTTAAAAAGTGTTAAACGTATTGTAGAATTACATGAAGGAACATGTTCTATTGAAGAAAGTGAAGAAACATTCTCCATCCATATCTCTATCCCACTAAAAAAGGCTTGA
- a CDS encoding response regulator transcription factor: MNEKIMVVDDDKDIREVIQVLLSSEGYEVIEASNGKEALELVDDDTDLIILDVMMPEMNGYQACVLLREKTKAPILFLTAKGQDSDKTLGFSSGGDDYLTKPFSYNELNGRVKALLRRYHVYQGKGTTQEKQITYKTGNIEVNSAKRTASIDGEKLNLTDLEYNILEYLLMNKQQVISPSQLFEAIWHEEYYYGANNTIMVHIRHLRQKIEKDPTNPEHIKTIWGKGYYCE; encoded by the coding sequence ATGAACGAAAAGATCATGGTTGTGGATGATGATAAGGACATACGTGAAGTCATCCAGGTATTATTATCAAGTGAAGGGTATGAAGTGATAGAAGCAAGTAATGGAAAAGAAGCACTCGAATTAGTGGATGATGATACAGATCTCATTATTCTTGATGTGATGATGCCAGAGATGAATGGATATCAGGCTTGTGTTCTATTAAGAGAGAAAACAAAAGCCCCTATTCTCTTTTTAACCGCAAAGGGGCAGGATAGTGATAAGACATTAGGTTTTTCTAGTGGTGGTGATGATTATCTGACTAAACCATTTTCTTATAATGAATTAAATGGGCGTGTGAAAGCATTACTGAGACGTTATCATGTGTATCAGGGTAAAGGTACTACACAAGAAAAACAGATTACATATAAGACAGGTAATATAGAAGTCAATAGTGCGAAACGTACAGCATCAATAGATGGAGAGAAACTCAACTTAACAGATTTAGAATATAATATTCTAGAGTATCTATTAATGAATAAACAGCAGGTTATTTCTCCTAGTCAGCTATTTGAAGCTATCTGGCATGAAGAATATTATTATGGGGCAAACAATACAATCATGGTGCATATTAGACATTTAAGACAGAAGATTGAAAAGGATCCTACAAATCCTGAACATATCAAAACAATCTGGGGTAAAGGATATTATTGTGAGTAA
- a CDS encoding PIG-L family deacetylase, whose product MNNLKMLTISSLLMISSLFGSNNTIKHKKMIDGLNLKNIDSVMFVAHPDDETIWGGSHLLKKHYLVVCITNGNNKTRRKEFMNVMKATHNTGVMFNYPDKTNGQRDNWDKARKYIKNDVHYILSKKKWKTVVTHNPDGEYGHIHHQMTSYIVRKDSRVDMNQLVYFGKYYRKKNMPKNLNSISSSDLKKKMKLTGMYSSQSKVMDHLGHMLPHENWVKAKDWR is encoded by the coding sequence ATGAATAATTTAAAAATGTTGACAATCAGTTCTTTGTTGATGATTAGTTCATTATTTGGTTCTAATAATACGATTAAGCATAAGAAGATGATTGATGGATTAAATCTAAAAAATATAGATTCTGTGATGTTTGTAGCACATCCTGATGATGAAACAATCTGGGGTGGCAGTCATCTTTTAAAGAAACATTATCTTGTCGTATGTATAACTAATGGCAATAATAAGACAAGAAGAAAAGAATTCATGAATGTCATGAAAGCCACACATAATACAGGTGTAATGTTTAATTATCCAGATAAGACAAATGGACAGAGAGATAACTGGGATAAAGCAAGAAAATATATTAAAAATGATGTACACTATATATTAAGTAAGAAGAAATGGAAAACTGTAGTCACACATAATCCAGATGGAGAATATGGTCATATTCACCATCAGATGACATCTTATATAGTAAGAAAAGATAGTCGTGTGGATATGAACCAGCTTGTCTATTTCGGTAAATACTATAGAAAAAAGAATATGCCTAAAAACCTCAATTCTATATCTTCAAGTGATTTAAAGAAGAAAATGAAGTTGACTGGTATGTATAGTTCACAATCCAAGGTGATGGATCATCTTGGTCATATGTTACCTCATGAAAATTGGGTGAAGGCAAAGGATTGGAGATAG
- a CDS encoding YfhO family protein produces MTRKDKRTLCLLGLLSIVSVFLLTTHVFGNRIDWYSQHVVIGDALRHAIRSEGTLFPTYIKELMGGGNIYHFSYYGYLRPDILIGALLIHIDMQTIIIAYSVLMMTLSVLCCYIFLRQHTKDENICIFVSLLVLLSSIFFHSHKQIMFVNYMPFLFLALISIEKKNFVAFTLCGSLIVLHSYFYCIGCFIVCFIYLLYRHPGEWKKLFVSYILIVLLTAILTIPTLLVILSNGKSGAPIQLASLFIPSLNLKGLLYSEYGCGLTYISYVLLVLALSDKQLQKLSAVCLASFYSPFVWFIMNGFLYARSKIMLVFIPLVAYIMCMMLVKIKEGNIKLSKYSLVLLIIPVFFIKYPLSALIDCLFVILLLLQKRKNLIYAYLVIPMLVVSYTNCPSSFYQPKKYEKNVSQLVRRNKIVTAADLTTRQNVNQTYGNRIKRVSGYTSTNNKYYNTFLFDTLRIPIPTNNRVAQNDTDNIFYLRTLGIDTVISKSQAPYGYSLKDHAKKIKLYQSNTALPQAYATSSLMSEKQFKQLSYPYTLDTLMNCAIVNKGNSHYKSQFVEENPGFKKSYHIKNKQKIELTLKRQTNNEIVVLECDIVNNRPEKGVFITVNGMKNKLASITNPYYHPHTHFTFVTTTNQLKVSLSKGNYLIKNIKMHTLPASALNQKVDALNLKKTSHVLEGNIHVSKDGYFITRIPYEKGYRLYVDNKEVNIEKVNQAFIGCPISKGSHQIKITFSPPGYTLACITSGAGVILLVIFYVYGRRHLNG; encoded by the coding sequence ATGACACGAAAAGACAAACGCACTCTTTGTCTATTAGGTCTATTAAGCATTGTATCTGTATTCCTGCTTACAACTCATGTCTTTGGAAACAGGATTGACTGGTATAGCCAGCATGTCGTTATTGGGGATGCATTAAGACATGCTATAAGAAGTGAAGGAACACTCTTTCCTACCTATATTAAAGAATTGATGGGTGGAGGCAATATTTATCATTTCTCATATTATGGCTATTTAAGACCTGACATACTCATAGGTGCTTTACTTATACATATTGATATGCAGACAATTATCATTGCGTATAGTGTATTGATGATGACATTGTCTGTTTTATGCTGTTATATCTTCTTAAGACAGCATACCAAAGATGAGAACATCTGCATTTTTGTCAGCTTACTTGTATTATTATCAAGTATCTTCTTTCATTCTCATAAACAGATCATGTTTGTGAATTATATGCCTTTCTTATTTTTAGCTTTAATCAGCATTGAAAAGAAGAACTTTGTGGCTTTTACACTATGTGGGAGTTTAATTGTACTTCATAGTTATTTCTATTGTATTGGATGCTTTATTGTATGTTTTATCTATTTACTTTATCGTCATCCAGGTGAATGGAAGAAGCTCTTTGTCTCTTATATACTCATTGTCTTATTGACAGCAATACTGACAATCCCTACATTACTTGTTATTTTAAGTAATGGGAAATCTGGGGCTCCTATACAGCTTGCTTCTCTATTTATTCCTTCACTTAATTTAAAAGGACTTCTTTATAGTGAATATGGGTGTGGACTCACTTATATCTCTTATGTACTCTTAGTTCTCGCATTAAGTGATAAACAGTTACAGAAGCTTTCAGCTGTATGTCTTGCATCATTCTACTCTCCATTTGTATGGTTTATTATGAATGGCTTCTTATATGCAAGAAGTAAGATCATGCTTGTCTTTATACCACTCGTCGCTTATATCATGTGTATGATGTTGGTTAAGATTAAAGAGGGAAATATCAAACTCTCTAAGTATTCTCTTGTATTACTTATTATTCCAGTATTTTTTATTAAATACCCACTTTCAGCACTTATAGACTGTCTCTTTGTGATTCTTCTTTTATTACAGAAAAGAAAGAATCTCATTTATGCTTATCTTGTTATACCAATGTTGGTTGTATCCTATACAAACTGTCCATCCTCTTTCTATCAGCCTAAGAAGTATGAAAAGAATGTATCACAGTTAGTAAGAAGAAATAAGATAGTCACTGCAGCCGATCTCACTACAAGACAGAATGTCAATCAGACATATGGGAATAGAATAAAGCGTGTATCAGGTTATACATCAACAAATAATAAATACTACAATACATTCCTATTTGATACATTAAGAATACCTATTCCGACAAATAACCGTGTCGCTCAGAATGATACCGACAATATCTTCTACTTAAGAACATTAGGTATTGATACAGTGATATCTAAAAGCCAGGCTCCTTATGGTTATTCTTTAAAAGATCATGCTAAGAAGATTAAGCTTTATCAATCCAATACAGCCTTACCACAGGCCTATGCAACAAGTTCATTAATGAGTGAGAAGCAGTTTAAACAGCTCTCTTACCCTTATACATTGGATACATTAATGAATTGTGCCATTGTGAATAAAGGTAATAGTCACTACAAAAGTCAATTTGTAGAAGAGAATCCAGGATTTAAGAAATCTTATCATATTAAAAATAAACAGAAGATAGAATTGACACTTAAGCGTCAGACAAACAATGAAATCGTTGTATTAGAATGTGATATTGTCAACAACAGACCTGAAAAAGGTGTCTTTATCACAGTTAATGGAATGAAAAATAAGCTAGCAAGTATTACAAACCCTTATTATCATCCGCATACACATTTCACATTTGTCACTACTACAAACCAATTAAAGGTTTCTTTATCTAAAGGAAACTATTTGATTAAGAATATCAAGATGCATACTTTACCTGCATCAGCCTTAAATCAAAAAGTAGATGCCTTAAACTTAAAGAAAACTTCCCATGTTTTAGAAGGAAACATCCATGTATCAAAAGATGGTTACTTCATTACCCGTATTCCTTATGAAAAAGGTTACCGTCTTTATGTTGATAATAAAGAAGTCAATATTGAAAAAGTGAATCAAGCTTTTATTGGATGTCCTATAAGTAAAGGATCTCATCAAATAAAGATCACCTTTAGTCCACCTGGATATACTCTTGCATGTATTACAAGTGGTGCAGGCGTTATTTTATTAGTTATATTCTATGTCTATGGAAGGAGACATTTAAATGGATAA
- a CDS encoding glycosyltransferase family 2 protein translates to MDKISIIVPCFNEEDVVSMFYQETTKQLHRIPDIDYELLFINDGSKDHTASVLKELAEKDSHCFYFTFSRNFGKEAAMFAGLEKATGDYVVIMDADLQHPPRLLPDMYHACKYEGYDCAAGKRVDRTGEGRLRNFLSHSFYKVIQKLTKMDMDDGAGDFRMMSRQMVDAILELKEYNRYMKGLFSFVGFDTKWIEFHNVERAAGQTKWNFTSLFSYAFKGIFSFSATPITFAGIIGTFLIFLSLIISVISVVMHYHTLVVDLILFLSGVQLIFVSILGQYCTSCYFETKKRPIYIIKDTNRKY, encoded by the coding sequence ATGGATAAAATCAGTATTATCGTTCCTTGTTTTAATGAAGAGGACGTTGTTTCTATGTTTTATCAGGAAACAACTAAACAATTACATCGTATACCGGATATCGATTATGAATTATTATTTATAAATGATGGGTCGAAAGACCATACAGCATCAGTCTTAAAAGAACTTGCTGAAAAAGATAGCCATTGTTTCTATTTCACATTCTCTCGTAATTTTGGGAAAGAAGCAGCCATGTTTGCAGGATTAGAAAAGGCTACAGGTGACTATGTCGTTATCATGGATGCCGACTTACAGCATCCACCTAGACTTCTACCTGACATGTATCATGCCTGTAAATATGAAGGCTATGATTGTGCAGCAGGTAAAAGAGTAGACCGTACTGGAGAAGGAAGACTTCGTAACTTCCTTTCTCATTCTTTCTACAAAGTCATTCAGAAATTAACAAAGATGGATATGGATGATGGTGCAGGGGACTTTAGAATGATGTCTCGTCAGATGGTGGATGCCATACTAGAACTCAAAGAATATAATAGATATATGAAAGGCTTATTCTCTTTTGTAGGTTTTGATACAAAATGGATTGAATTCCATAATGTAGAAAGAGCCGCAGGGCAGACAAAATGGAACTTTACGAGTCTATTCTCTTATGCCTTTAAAGGTATCTTCTCTTTCTCGGCAACACCTATTACCTTTGCAGGTATTATAGGTACATTCCTGATTTTCTTATCTCTTATTATTAGTGTGATCTCTGTAGTGATGCACTATCATACTTTAGTGGTTGATCTTATCCTTTTCTTAAGTGGTGTCCAATTGATCTTTGTTTCCATACTTGGTCAGTATTGTACATCATGTTACTTTGAAACAAAGAAAAGACCAATCTATATTATTAAAGATACAAATAGAAAATATTAA
- a CDS encoding PspC domain-containing protein, whose translation MNKRLYRSAHDRMLAGVCGGIAEYFQIDPTLVRLGWVAFTALGGSGILAYIILAIIVPSEY comes from the coding sequence ATGAACAAAAGACTATATCGCTCAGCACATGATCGTATGTTAGCAGGCGTTTGTGGAGGAATTGCAGAATACTTCCAGATTGATCCTACTTTAGTAAGATTAGGATGGGTTGCATTTACAGCACTTGGAGGAAGCGGTATTCTTGCATATATTATTCTTGCGATTATTGTACCAAGTGAATACTAA
- a CDS encoding sugar ABC transporter substrate-binding protein: MDERSRKTLYIIIWVVIATLLGTIYGSYVTPYKTHLVFGATYMTMNNPFYEVINNELRKEIEKKGDELIVRNPELDIEKQNQQIEEFVAKKVDGIFVNPIVSNKLTSLESARKAGIPVIAIDAAVDNGDFIDCTIESDNYDAGVLCAQDMMKRFQSANIVLLKHSTAESAKSRIQGFIDTINNNPQYHIVDSAECEGQLERAMPVMQNILKRHSKVDVVMSLNDPSALGALAAIESMKRTNILVYGVDGTPDLKSLIKQSPLVAGTAAQSPIQFGRLAAKNMYSLLNRKDVPEIIEVPVTLITKDNIDTFNVRGWQ, from the coding sequence ATGGATGAAAGAAGCAGAAAGACACTTTATATTATTATCTGGGTTGTTATTGCGACATTACTTGGGACGATATATGGAAGTTATGTCACACCCTATAAGACACATTTGGTGTTTGGGGCTACTTATATGACTATGAATAACCCTTTTTATGAAGTAATCAACAATGAATTAAGAAAAGAAATAGAAAAAAAAGGAGACGAACTTATTGTTCGTAATCCTGAACTTGATATAGAGAAACAGAATCAGCAGATAGAAGAATTTGTTGCAAAGAAGGTGGATGGAATCTTTGTGAATCCTATTGTTTCTAATAAGCTGACTTCTTTAGAATCAGCAAGAAAAGCTGGAATACCTGTTATCGCAATTGATGCTGCAGTTGATAATGGTGATTTTATAGATTGCACAATTGAATCAGATAACTATGATGCGGGTGTATTATGTGCACAAGATATGATGAAGAGGTTTCAATCAGCAAATATCGTCTTATTAAAACATTCCACTGCTGAATCAGCAAAATCTAGAATTCAGGGCTTTATAGACACAATTAATAATAATCCACAATATCATATTGTGGATTCTGCAGAGTGTGAAGGACAGCTTGAACGTGCGATGCCGGTGATGCAGAATATTCTAAAAAGACATTCTAAAGTAGATGTTGTTATGTCTTTAAATGATCCTTCAGCTTTAGGTGCTTTGGCCGCTATTGAGTCAATGAAGCGCACAAATATTCTTGTTTATGGTGTGGATGGCACACCAGATTTGAAATCACTCATTAAGCAGAGTCCTTTAGTAGCAGGGACGGCCGCTCAGTCACCTATCCAGTTTGGCAGATTAGCTGCAAAGAACATGTATTCTCTTCTCAATAGAAAAGATGTGCCTGAAATAATAGAGGTCCCTGTGACACTTATCACAAAAGACAATATTGATACCTTCAATGTCAGGGGGTGGCAGTAA
- a CDS encoding sensor histidine kinase, which yields MLERFNLKRIRAIMMFWNLVMITSYAMIFMFSTKYIIMNNISRDFLSSLNYIPTNPSIIFFKSLILYIIIMILMNLFDHRVKEYPFENILFLLIETLIGFIIMKSLYFIYSGIIYLIFSDALFRFKENKYVKWLTIPLSLLLIISNYNFFSTLFPLVNADAYLNVYTSTTRGLLQVGINLLDIVNLLFFILFLMIYIANEVQENERMTQELIMVHQVNHELENYAAVSEKIAEDKERKRLAREIHDTLGHALTGIAAGVDACIAMIDINPQATKQKLMVISKVVRQGIGDVRNSLNKLRPGALEQHGFKGALENRIEEFTSVSDLEITLDYRLEKVDFENTKEDILFRVIQESITNAVRHGDATHINISIYIEDQKLKLEIQDNGQGCEEIHYGFGLKQMRERLSMINGRVTYDGHHGFLTVVTIPMQEGELYD from the coding sequence ATGTTAGAACGATTTAATTTAAAAAGAATACGTGCAATAATGATGTTCTGGAACCTCGTCATGATTACAAGTTATGCAATGATATTCATGTTTAGTACCAAGTATATTATTATGAATAATATCTCACGAGACTTTTTGAGTTCTCTTAACTACATTCCTACAAATCCATCCATTATTTTCTTTAAATCATTGATTTTATATATAATCATCATGATACTTATGAATCTCTTTGATCATCGTGTTAAGGAATATCCATTTGAGAATATTCTCTTTCTACTTATTGAAACACTTATAGGCTTTATTATTATGAAATCATTGTATTTCATTTATAGTGGTATTATCTATTTGATATTCAGTGATGCATTATTTAGATTTAAAGAGAATAAATACGTTAAGTGGCTGACTATTCCGTTAAGTCTACTTCTTATTATTTCTAACTATAATTTCTTCAGTACATTATTTCCTCTTGTGAATGCTGATGCATATCTAAATGTGTATACCAGTACGACAAGAGGGTTATTACAGGTAGGAATCAATTTACTAGATATTGTGAATTTATTGTTTTTTATTTTATTCTTGATGATTTATATTGCGAATGAAGTACAGGAAAATGAACGTATGACACAGGAATTAATTATGGTTCATCAAGTCAATCATGAATTAGAGAATTATGCTGCAGTAAGTGAAAAGATTGCAGAAGATAAAGAAAGAAAAAGATTAGCACGTGAAATACATGATACACTCGGCCATGCTTTAACAGGAATTGCGGCAGGTGTTGATGCCTGTATTGCGATGATCGATATCAATCCTCAGGCAACCAAACAAAAATTGATGGTCATCAGTAAAGTTGTAAGGCAGGGAATTGGGGATGTACGTAATTCATTGAATAAATTACGACCTGGTGCTTTAGAACAGCATGGCTTTAAAGGGGCATTAGAAAATAGGATTGAAGAATTTACCAGTGTCAGTGATCTAGAAATCACCTTAGACTATCGTCTTGAGAAGGTGGACTTTGAGAATACAAAAGAAGATATTTTATTTAGAGTCATTCAGGAAAGTATTACTAATGCAGTAAGGCATGGAGATGCAACGCATATTAATATTTCTATATATATAGAAGATCAGAAATTGAAACTAGAAATCCAGGATAATGGACAGGGATGTGAAGAGATTCATTATGGCTTTGGATTAAAACAGATGAGAGAACGTTTATCTATGATCAATGGAAGAGTGACATATGATGGACATCATGGTTTCTTAACAGTGGTCACAATTCCAATGCAGGAGGGAGAACTTTATGATTAA
- a CDS encoding response regulator transcription factor: MIKVMIADDQELIRESLKIVLSTHEDIDVVGTASDGFEVLKCLEKNVVDVILMDIRMPGMDGVMATKEVKSKYPDTKIIILTTFDDDDFVFSALRYGASGYLLKGVSMDELYKAVVTVNTGGAMINPDIATKVFSMFSKMQQNNYTIQVDEKDVETLSKPEWKVIQHVGYGLSNKEIAQKLFLSEGTVRNYLSSILSKLNLRDRTQLAIWAVESGLMTRTFDDE, from the coding sequence ATGATTAAAGTAATGATTGCGGATGATCAGGAACTGATTAGAGAATCATTGAAGATAGTATTAAGTACACATGAGGATATAGATGTAGTGGGGACTGCATCTGATGGGTTTGAAGTATTAAAATGTTTAGAAAAGAATGTTGTTGATGTTATTTTAATGGATATTCGTATGCCAGGAATGGATGGAGTTATGGCAACAAAAGAAGTGAAATCTAAGTATCCTGATACAAAGATAATTATATTAACGACTTTTGATGATGATGATTTTGTCTTTAGTGCTTTGCGTTATGGAGCCAGTGGTTATTTATTAAAAGGTGTATCCATGGATGAACTTTATAAGGCAGTTGTGACAGTGAATACAGGAGGGGCAATGATTAATCCTGATATTGCGACAAAAGTCTTCAGTATGTTCTCTAAGATGCAGCAGAACAACTATACAATACAAGTAGATGAAAAAGATGTAGAAACATTAAGTAAGCCAGAATGGAAAGTAATCCAGCATGTGGGCTATGGCTTATCCAATAAAGAAATTGCCCAGAAACTCTTCTTATCTGAAGGAACTGTAAGAAATTACTTGAGTTCTATCCTCTCTAAATTAAATTTAAGAGACCGCACACAGCTGGCTATATGGGCAGTAGAAAGTGGTCTTATGACAAGGACGTTTGATGATGAATAG